From a single Callithrix jacchus isolate 240 chromosome 5, calJac240_pri, whole genome shotgun sequence genomic region:
- the FOXA2 gene encoding hepatocyte nuclear factor 3-beta isoform X2 — protein MLGAVKMEGHEPSDWSSYYAEPEGYSSVSNMNAGLGMNGMNTYMSMSAAAMGSGSGNMSAGSMNMSSYVGAGMSPSLAGMSPGAGAMAGMGGSAGAAGVAGMGPHLSPSLSPLGGQAAGAMGGLAPYANMNSMSPMYGQAGLSRARDPKTYRRSYTHAKPPYSYISLITMAIQQSPNKMLTLSEIYQWIMDLFPFYRQNQQRWQNSIRHSLSFNDCFLKVPRSPDKPGKGSFWTLHPDSGNMFENGCYLRRQKRFKCEKQLALKEAAGAAGGGKKAASGAQASQAQLGEAAGPASETPAGTESPHSSASPCQEHKRGGLGELKGTPAAALSPPEPAPSPGQQQAAAHLLGPPHHPGLPPEAHLKPEHHYAFNHPFSINNLMSSEQQHHHSHHHHQPHKMDLKAYEQVMHYPGYGSPMPGSLAMGPVTNKTGLDASPLAADTSYYQGVYSRPIMNSS, from the exons ATGCTGGGAGCGGTGAAGATGGAAGGGCACGAGCCGTCCGACTGGAGCAGCTACTATGCCGAGCCCGAG GGCTACTCCTCCGTGAGCAACATGAACGCTGGCCTGGGGATGAACGGCATGAACACGTACATGAGCATGTCGGCGGCCGCCATGGGCAGCGGCTCCGGCAACATGAGCGCGGGCTCCATGAACATGTCGTCGTATGTGGGCGCGGGCATGAGCCCGTCCCTGGCAGGCATGTCCCCCGGCGCGGGCGCCATGGCGGGCATGGGTGGCTCCGCCGGGGCGGCCGGCGTGGCGGGCATGGGGCCGCACCTGAGTCCCAGCCTGAGCCCGCTCGGGGGGCAGGCGGCCGGGGCCATGGGCGGCCTGGCCCCCTACGCCAACATGAACTCCATGAGCCCCATGTACGGGCAGGCGGGCCTGAGCCGCGCGCGCGACCCCAAGACCTACCGGCGCAGCTACACGCACGCCAAGCCGCCCTACTCCTACATCTCGCTCATCACCATGGCCATCCAGCAGAGCCCCAACAAGATGCTGACGCTGAGCGAGATCTACCAGTGGATCATGGACCTCTTCCCCTTCTACCGGCAGAACCAGCAGCGCTGGCAGAACTCCATCCGCCACTCGCTGTCCTTCAACGACTGCTTCCTGAAGGTGCCCCGCTCCCCCGACAAGCCGGGCAAGGGCTCCTTCTGGACCCTGCACCCCGACTCGGGCAACATGTTCGAGAACGGCTGCTACCTGCGCCGGCAGAAGCGCTTCAAGTGCGAGAAGCAGCTGGCGCTGAAGGAGGCCGCGGGCGCCGCGGGTGGTGGCAAGAAGGCGGCATCCGGGGCGCAGGCCTCGCAGGCGCAACTGGGGGAGGCCGCCGGGCCGGCCTCCGAGACTCCGGCGGGCACCGAGTCGCCTCACTCGAGCGCCTCCCCGTGCCAGGAGCACAAGCGAGGGGGCCTGGGAGAGCTGAAGGGGACGCCGGCGGCGGCGCTGAGTCCCCCGGAGCCGGCGCCCTCTCCTGGGCAGCAGCAGGCCGCGGCCCACCTGCTGGGCCCGCCCCACCACCCGGGCCTGCCGCCCGAGGCGCACCTGAAGCCGGAGCACCACTACGCCTTCAACCACCCCTTCTCCATCAACAACCTCATGTCCTCGGAGCAGCAGCatcaccacagccaccaccaccaccagccccACAAAATGGACCTCAAGGCCTATGAACAGGTGATGCACTACCCGGGCTACGGCTCCCCCATGCCTGGCAGCCTGGCCATGGGCCCCGTCACGAACAAAACGGGCCTGGACGCCTCCCCTCTGGCCGCAGATACCTCCTACTACCAGGGGGTGTACTCCCGGCCCATTATGAACTCTTCTTAA
- the FOXA2 gene encoding hepatocyte nuclear factor 3-beta isoform X1: MHSASSMLGAVKMEGHEPSDWSSYYAEPEGYSSVSNMNAGLGMNGMNTYMSMSAAAMGSGSGNMSAGSMNMSSYVGAGMSPSLAGMSPGAGAMAGMGGSAGAAGVAGMGPHLSPSLSPLGGQAAGAMGGLAPYANMNSMSPMYGQAGLSRARDPKTYRRSYTHAKPPYSYISLITMAIQQSPNKMLTLSEIYQWIMDLFPFYRQNQQRWQNSIRHSLSFNDCFLKVPRSPDKPGKGSFWTLHPDSGNMFENGCYLRRQKRFKCEKQLALKEAAGAAGGGKKAASGAQASQAQLGEAAGPASETPAGTESPHSSASPCQEHKRGGLGELKGTPAAALSPPEPAPSPGQQQAAAHLLGPPHHPGLPPEAHLKPEHHYAFNHPFSINNLMSSEQQHHHSHHHHQPHKMDLKAYEQVMHYPGYGSPMPGSLAMGPVTNKTGLDASPLAADTSYYQGVYSRPIMNSS, encoded by the exons ATGCACTCGGCTTCCAGTATGCTGGGAGCGGTGAAGATGGAAGGGCACGAGCCGTCCGACTGGAGCAGCTACTATGCCGAGCCCGAG GGCTACTCCTCCGTGAGCAACATGAACGCTGGCCTGGGGATGAACGGCATGAACACGTACATGAGCATGTCGGCGGCCGCCATGGGCAGCGGCTCCGGCAACATGAGCGCGGGCTCCATGAACATGTCGTCGTATGTGGGCGCGGGCATGAGCCCGTCCCTGGCAGGCATGTCCCCCGGCGCGGGCGCCATGGCGGGCATGGGTGGCTCCGCCGGGGCGGCCGGCGTGGCGGGCATGGGGCCGCACCTGAGTCCCAGCCTGAGCCCGCTCGGGGGGCAGGCGGCCGGGGCCATGGGCGGCCTGGCCCCCTACGCCAACATGAACTCCATGAGCCCCATGTACGGGCAGGCGGGCCTGAGCCGCGCGCGCGACCCCAAGACCTACCGGCGCAGCTACACGCACGCCAAGCCGCCCTACTCCTACATCTCGCTCATCACCATGGCCATCCAGCAGAGCCCCAACAAGATGCTGACGCTGAGCGAGATCTACCAGTGGATCATGGACCTCTTCCCCTTCTACCGGCAGAACCAGCAGCGCTGGCAGAACTCCATCCGCCACTCGCTGTCCTTCAACGACTGCTTCCTGAAGGTGCCCCGCTCCCCCGACAAGCCGGGCAAGGGCTCCTTCTGGACCCTGCACCCCGACTCGGGCAACATGTTCGAGAACGGCTGCTACCTGCGCCGGCAGAAGCGCTTCAAGTGCGAGAAGCAGCTGGCGCTGAAGGAGGCCGCGGGCGCCGCGGGTGGTGGCAAGAAGGCGGCATCCGGGGCGCAGGCCTCGCAGGCGCAACTGGGGGAGGCCGCCGGGCCGGCCTCCGAGACTCCGGCGGGCACCGAGTCGCCTCACTCGAGCGCCTCCCCGTGCCAGGAGCACAAGCGAGGGGGCCTGGGAGAGCTGAAGGGGACGCCGGCGGCGGCGCTGAGTCCCCCGGAGCCGGCGCCCTCTCCTGGGCAGCAGCAGGCCGCGGCCCACCTGCTGGGCCCGCCCCACCACCCGGGCCTGCCGCCCGAGGCGCACCTGAAGCCGGAGCACCACTACGCCTTCAACCACCCCTTCTCCATCAACAACCTCATGTCCTCGGAGCAGCAGCatcaccacagccaccaccaccaccagccccACAAAATGGACCTCAAGGCCTATGAACAGGTGATGCACTACCCGGGCTACGGCTCCCCCATGCCTGGCAGCCTGGCCATGGGCCCCGTCACGAACAAAACGGGCCTGGACGCCTCCCCTCTGGCCGCAGATACCTCCTACTACCAGGGGGTGTACTCCCGGCCCATTATGAACTCTTCTTAA